From the Glycine max cultivar Williams 82 chromosome 11, Glycine_max_v4.0, whole genome shotgun sequence genome, the window GGTGGCGTCAGCAATCGAGTGGGTCATGTCGGAGCTGATGAGAAGCCCAGAAGACCAAAAGCGGGTCCAACAAGAGCTGGCGGATGTAGTGGGCCTGGACCGTCGGGTCGAAGAGTCCGATTTCGAGAAACTCACTTATCTCAAATGTGCCCTCAAAGAGACCCTCCGCCTCCACCCTCCGATACCGCTCCTCCTCCACGAGACGGCGGAGGACGCCACCGTCGGCGGCTACTTCGTCCCCAGGAAGGCGCGTGTTATGATCAACGCGTGGGCCATTGGGAGGGACAAGAATTCCTGGGAGGAACCCGAAACTTTTAAGCCCGCCCGGTTCCTTAAACCGGGCGTGCCCGATTTCAAGGGGAGCAACTTCGAGTTCATTCCATTCGGGTCGGGTCGAAGATCCTGCCCCGGAATGGTGTTGGGGCTCTACGCGCTTGAATTGGCGGTGGCTCATCTTCTTCACTGCTTCACGTGGGAATTGCCAGATGGAATGAAACCAAGTGAGATGGACATGGGTGACGTGTTCGGACTCACCGCTCCAAGGTCCACGCGACTCATTGCTGTACCAACCAAGCGCGTGGTGTGCCctctcttttaaaaataaaaaaaaaacacttggatctttctttttttcctctttgtattttctttttatcccttAATTATACATAATcataataaatgatataaagggaaaaaagggaggtgcgcAATAAGAATGTGGGAgtatttggaagaaaaaaatttgtaaaactcTTCTTGATCATTGATGTGAGCTTTTGTGCAGAAACAATTAATTATGTatgtattttgtttctttttgccTCACTTCCGTTTTGATTAAAAAACTGAAATAAAAGTGAACCGGCCATTGAAAGAATCAGTGGTTATGGTGGCATAATGGCATTACCAATAATTTGTTGTGACAAATTTTTGTCTTCAATGCGACAGTGAATATGCAAGTGTGTCCCATGgggaattttatttttgttgcggGGATTTCACATCAAATCACGTATTTAACAGTGGTAGTATTGTTTTCTAAGTAAGTGTATTCTAGAGACGAAGTTGATGACTTTGGAGTGTGAAAGATTGAAAGGAAAATGTAGCCATTATTAGAAGGGGCGATACAAATCAACAACGAGTGTCCCAAAAATCAACATCGCTCAGGTTGATTAGtcctgaaaataaatataatgatgtTGAAATGCATGGGCCCTGGGCTATAAATTGCTTTCCTAATTGAGTTTGAATACGCTGCCTCTAATGGGAAAGACTTTTTCTACATGTGGCAGTAATTTGTTTTGTATACGAAAGTGCATAGTATTATAATAGAATTGATTGAAGGTGCAGCGTGGAAAAGTATATTTCAAAGCGTATATGTAATGGCGTGTAAAATCGAAACAGGAAGTTGAGAGTAGAAGTCGAAGTGTTTTAGTGAGTGTTGAAAGGAACGTGGGGCCATTCTTCGattatattgaaattcaatataaaaagttaaaaccgTGAAAATGACCCTTGTTGTTGGGCCCTTATTTTGTATGCATAGGCTAAGTCAACTGAGGAACTACTCCGGGGTTGCAAAGCTTTAACTACTTTGTGATACCAACACAGACTACacttatgtttaaattaaaagccCCGTTTGTTTGACTATTTTGCttctgaaaaacaaaaatctggCACTCGATTAACACAATGCTTGTTTGTCAGCGTGAACACTGGTTGTTTTCAGACATGGAATCTCAAACAAGTCAGCAGATTATCATTTGGTGACATGTGTCTCGTTAAGGTGTCAAGTTATTACTCTTTACTAGGCACTAGACAGTCAgacataaatattttcaatttgctAGTTCAATTCAATCAGACAATGTGAACAAATTGCATAAACAATGAAATTTGATCACCATTAacctaaaaacaaaacaataaatgagGACCGCCCAATTTTGTGTTTACTTTATTAGCTAAATATAAACCCGTGGAAGGCCTGATTATGGAGTCATGGCCCCATGCCAaggttttttttgttgaatttagaATAgatttggagagagagagagagagagccgaATCTTTTGGagagaataatatataaaatgaaaaggcTTTCTTTCTTATTCTTGTAAATTGCAGTACAGAGATTTTGCATATCATTTATATGAATAGTAGGGTCAGCGCAACAAATTTTGTTGGATTAATGCAAATTTTGAGGTGGAGCGTAATTATGTCATAAATTCGATTAATGCCTATATTTTAACTAAGggacaattaaattaattgtctAAGACAAACACATACTAGTACTAGCTACTATAATTGTCCTATGTAACAAatgatgaaaattttatatgaatacATTCTTGTAAAATGCAGTACTAAGATTTTGCATGCTACCATTTATATGAATAGTAGGGTCAGCGCAACAAATTTTGTTGGACTAATACAAATTCAGGTGGAGAGTAATCATGACATAAATTCGATTAATGTTTACATTTTAACTAAGGGACAATTAAATTAGTTCTCTAAGACAAACACATACTAGTACTAGTTATAATTGTCCCATGTTAACAAAtgatgaaaaatttataaacacTACAACCAGCTTCCCTTATTTTTAGATATTCAAGACTAATGGGCACAAATATTCATATACGAAATGTATCAAGTGAGAGactttttatatatgagaaTAGGAGaaatgaatattaataattagatCTTGTCATGAATagtcaaaattaaactaaacaattttttgagttttaaaataatcGCCTTACATTAAATCTAATTCCTCCACAAATAATTACATGGCCTTAGCTTTTATTCTTCTTACTCTcgtataaaaatgattttctcaCAGGATATACCTCATATAATCTTCTTACTTTAAAGGAACTATCCCAATATAATCTTCGaatataactcttctaaaacGAGTcctagagaataaaataaataatctcaatgaaaataattacatacacaactaatcataaatatattagaATATCGACCATTGATTGGAAAATACATGACTGCAGATTGCGTACTTTACCATTACTTCCTTAAAATGAgacatatatataatctttcTTATATGAtttaagcaaataaaaaaaacttctttaaatatgtttttggttttgataAATACacgttttttttatgtttaaccGTTAATGGCCCTACTGTTGGCGGACAACACAAGCATGTCAGGTATGAATGATGTCACAtgtaattgtgtaatttttttaaaagtaacaaCGATGTAGGATTGCCCCTTTCTCCTATCTGTCTCCATCAGGCTTCATCTTCCTCATACCCCACCACTGTgccaaaagaaagaacaaaattacACCCTACTATTCATATAAATGGTAGCATGCAAAATCTTAGTACTGCATTTTACAAGAATgtattcatataaaattttcatcatTTGTTACATAGGACAATTATGGTAGCATGCAAAATTAATCACGCTTCATCTTCCTCATACCCCACCACTGTgccaaaagaaagaacaaaattacACTTCCTGATCTGTCCATAAAGAGGCTTGGGGTGATTGTCCGGTGCGTTTATATCTTGAACAGACACGTAAGCAATAACATTCGCCGTCTTCTTCCCGCGGAGACAATATCGAAGGCACCacctaaaaataaagatataaaaagttTTGAAGCGAATAACAATTTAACAAATGCTTAGCTTAGGACAATATCGGTAATGAGTGTGTTACCATAGAGAAGATGGGTAAGCAAAGATCGATAATCTTGACGCATTCGGGAACGGAGAAGTCCCAGTGGCAGATGGTTCCGTCGACGGAAGCGGTCCAGCAGTAGCTTAGGCCAGTGGAGGAGGGGACCACCACGACGGCGGTGTGGCCTTCGAGCGAGGAAACGAGGGAGCCGGTGGCGGTGCTGAAGATGGACACGGTGGAGCCGCTGCAAACGAGAAGGCGCTTGCGTCGTTCGAGAACGCCGGAGCGGAAGAAACGTAGTTTTCGCCTCCGCGTATCATGCTGCCGAAACGCTGCGTTTGGCCTACAAGTGAAattgggagggagaaagaatgGAAGCGGTGCGAAAGGTCTGCACTCACGGCAAAACCCCTCACTAGGGTTCATgaggaaaataaattatttggaaaaaaaaaagaaaaaagaattttttttaacatgcacGACGTCGTtttgtactaaaaaaaatattttttc encodes:
- the LOC121172688 gene encoding uncharacterized protein; protein product: MNPSEGFCRECRPFAPLPFFLPPNFTCRPNAAFRQHDTRRRKLRFFRSGVLERRKRLLVCSGSTVSIFSTATGSLVSSLEGHTAVVVVPSSTGLSYCWTASVDGTICHWDFSVPECVKIIDLCLPIFSMVVPSILSPREEDGECYCLRVCSRYKRTGQSPQASLWTDQEV